In Schizosaccharomyces osmophilus chromosome 2, complete sequence, the following proteins share a genomic window:
- a CDS encoding agmatinase 2 — protein sequence MIIPIKSMLLFTLLQCAIILAKRIEDAEMLPKVEHHVQQPTGAYEESPIPDSQRAERWNFDTQFSNMFGFAHLPQTKCLTDWSVDYDIAIVGVPFDTAVSYRPGARFGPRAIRTASSRQTSLRSFNPALNINPYQANTKIIDCGDIPITPFDNNLALKQMTEGYIDLLSHSIATPPDSRNTRTSALAKDGKFHPRLVSLGGDHSIALSSLRALGSLYQNVSVIHFDSHLDTWNPSTYRSHWMSEQSEFTHGTMFWLAGQEGLINNGSSIHAGLRTRLSGTDYFDYEEDKRVGFMLIEASEIDEIGVKGIVERIKKTVGKNLVYLSIDIDVLDPGLAPGTGTPETGGWTSREMKSILRGLDGHLNIVGADIVEVSPPYDDQAESTALAAADFIFEIVSIMAKNPLYDMASMKRV from the coding sequence ATGATTATTCCTATCAAAAGTATGCTGCTTTTTACGCTACTACAATGTGCAATCATCcttgcaaaaagaattgaagatGCTGAAATGCTACCAAAAGTTGAGCATCATGTGCAACAGCCAACAGGTGCATATGAAGAATCGCCTATTCCTGACAGTCAGCGTGCTGAACGTTGGAACTTTGACACTCAATTCTCCAATATGTTTGGGTTCGCACACTTGCCGCAAACGAAATGTTTGACGGATTGGTCTGTTGACTACGACATTGCTATTGTCGGTGTGCCATTCGATACTGCAGTATCTTATCGACCAGGAGCAAGGTTTGGTCCTCGTGCTATTCGAACTGCTTCTTCTCGACAAACAAGTCTTCGTAGTTTTAATCCTGCTTTGAATATCAATCCTTACCAAGCGAACACAAAAATTATTGATTGCGGTGACATCCCTATTACACCTTTCGATAATAATTTGGcattaaaacaaatgacAGAAGGCTACATTGACCTCCTGTCTCATTCTATTGCTACTCCCCCGGATTCGCGAAATACACGGACTTCAGCTTTGGCAAAGGATGGAAAGTTTCATCCTCGTTTGGTTTCGCTTGGTGGCGACCATTCAATTGCTTTATCTTCACTTAGAGCTCTTGGAAGTTTGTACCAAAATGTGAGCGTTATCCACTTTGATTCTCATCTCGATACGTGGAACCCATCCACGTATCGTTCGCATTGGATGTCCGAGCAATCAGAATTCACACATGGGACTATGTTTTGGCTTGCCGGCCAGGAAGGCCTTATCAACAATGGTAGCTCTATTCATGCAGGTCTGCGCACTCGGTTAAGTGGAACTGATTATTTTGATTACGAAGAAGACAAACGAGTTGGCTTTATGCTCATTGAGGCCAGTGAAATAGATGAGATTGGAGTCAAGGGCATAGTGGAGAGGATAAAGAAGACAGTTGGGAAAAACCTTGTATACCTTAGTATTGATATTGATGTGCTTGATCCAGGCTTGGCACCAGGGACAGGTACGCCTGAAACGGGTGGATGGACAAGCCGTGAAATGAAGAGTATCCTTCGAGGTTTAGATGGACACCTGAATATCGTAGGTGCAGATATTGTGGAAGTATCACCACCATACGATGATCAGGCAGAAAGTACGGCTCTTGCTGCAGCCGATTTTATCTTTGAGATTGTTTCAATCATGGCGAAGAATCCGCTTTACGACATGGCAAGCATGAAAAGGGTGTAA
- a CDS encoding alpha-ketoglutarate-dependent sulfonate dioxygenase, which yields MSSTTVLEAFPKLTLEHQASEPNNKRQEFSLSKSIYNGHSSKISEEEKLVVKEKNGTSNTYSLPTDYAYADLLPSFPDSKDRPLDKVEFHDRGLQADPSFSNLFRDVTKIEHLGRDLGTALHGVQLSQLSNVQKDELARLMAERGIVYFPDQKQSIEEFEALGLYYGTPHIHGANAIPRNERWKNFHVVYSDDKTQSDTVQNVPQIRQIHTDVSFEEQPTAQTFFKALKVPDQGGDTVFYSGYAAYEALSDPLKNYLEGLTLVHSGVEQAEMRRKAGFATRREGILNAHPIVRTHPVTGWKSLYVSPGFSRYIPEVPRAESDAILNFLYEHVASLSASTVKIRWAENGVVAWDNRVVLHRATYDHYPQTRHFIRIAARGERPFLDKNSRQRKDVLSESN from the coding sequence ATGAGTTCAACAACCGTTCTTGAagcatttccaaaattaaCGCTTGAACATCAAGCATCAGAGCCGAACAACAAAAGGCAGGAGTTTTCATTATCCAAAAGCATCTATAATGGTCATTCGTCAAAGATATCAGAGGAGGAGAAGCTTGTTGTGAAGGAGAAGAATGGCACTTCAAACACATACTCTCTTCCTACAGACTATGCATACGCAGATTTGCTTCCTTCATTCCCAGATTCCAAGGACAGGCCCCTCGATAAAGTCGAATTTCATGATCGTGGACTCCAAGCAGATCCCAGTTTCTCCAATCTATTTCGAGACGTCACAAAGATTGAGCATTTAGGAAGGGACTTGGGAACTGCGTTGCACGGAGTTCAGTTGAGTCAACTGAGTAACGTACAGAAGGATGAATTGGCTCGATTGATGGCAGAACGAGgcattgtttatttccCCGATCAAAAACAGAGCATTGAGGAATTTGAGGCATTGGGTCTCTACTACGGAACACCTCATATTCATGGTGCCAATGCGATTCCAAGAAATGAACGCTGGAAAAACTTTCATGTCGTTTATAGTGACGATAAAACCCAATCGGATACCGTCCAAAACGTTCCTCAGATCAGACAAATCCACACGGACGTCAGTTTCGAAGAACAGCCTACAGCACAAACTTTCTTCAAAGCTTTAAAAGTTCCCGACCAAGGAGGCGATACAGTGTTTTATTCCGGATACGCTGCTTATGAGGCTCTTTCCGACCCTCTGAAGAACTACTTGGAGGGCTTAACATTGGTACACTCTGGTGTCGAGCAAGCAGAAATGAGACGCAAAGCAGGATTTGCCACGCGTCGCGAGGGGATTTTGAACGCTCATCCAATTGTCCGTACCCACCCAGTTACAGGATGGAAGTCTCTATACGTTAGTCCTGGTTTCAGTCGATACATTCCTGAAGTTCCTAGGGCTGAATCCGATGCAATTTTGAACTTTTTGTACGAACATGTAGCAAGTTTATCTGCTTCTACCGTCAAAATTCGATGGGCTGAAAACGGTGTCGTCGCATGGGACAATCGTGTTGTCTTGCACAGAGCTACATATGACCATTATCCTCAAACCCGTCATTTCATCCGTATTGCTGCCCGTGGTGAAAGACCCTTTTTGGACAAGAATAGTCGTCAGCGCAAAGATGTGCTTTCCGAATCCAACTAA
- a CDS encoding NADPH dehydrogenase, protein MAIGLNQTNLFQPIHVGNMKLNHRIAFAPTTRLRATDDHTPSDLMLRHYSDRAQTPGSLIISEATLISLRAGLYPNIPGIWNDNQVQAWKKITDAVHAKGSFMVCQLWFAGRVGSPELLKKHGLDLVSSSALYDSEDSKKTAEAVGNPVRALTEEEIKSIIYEDYKNAAVNAINGGFDCVELHSAHGYLLDQFLQPAANQRTDNYGGSIENRARIILEIIDLLSETIGSERVAIRLSPWAKFQGMKAEKDTVHPITTFSYLVNELQKRANNGKQLAYLSVVEPRVNNNVDVNLADIAGSNDFIKQLWKGNVLQGGNYTYDKPEFKSLKADVDGDNRTMVAFSRYYTSNPDLVDRLMKGLELSPYVRSLFYAPYNYGYNTFPNFDEELQYDHETEKARRPASLI, encoded by the coding sequence ATGGCCATCGGGTTGAATCAGACAAACTTGTTCCAACCCATTCACGTTGGTAACATGAAGCTGAATCATAGAATCGCTTTTGCTCCTACAACAAGACTCCGTGCTACAGATGACCATACTCCAAGCGACTTGATGCTGCGGCACTATTCTGATCGAGCACAGACTCCTGGCTCTTTAATCATTTCAGAAGCCACCTTGATCTCTCTTCGTGCTGGTTTATACCCCAATATCCCTGGCATTTGGAATGACAATCAGGTTCAAGCatggaaaaaaattacagaTGCGGTACATGCAAAAGGAAGCTTCATGGTCTGTCAACTCTGGTTCGCAGGAAGAGTCGGGTCCCCagaacttttaaaaaaacatgGTTTGGATTTGGTTTCCTCCTCTGCTCTCTATGATAGCGAAGATTCCAAAAAGACAGCAGAAGCCGTAGGCAATCCTGTCAGAGCATTAaccgaagaagaaattaaaagtaTCATTTATGAAGATTACAAGAACGCAGCCGTCAACGCTATAAATGGCGGGTTTGATTGCGTGGAACTTCATAGTGCTCATGGATACCTACTTGATCAATTCTTACAGCCCGCAGCAAATCAAAGAACAGATAACTATGGCGGTTCTATTGAGAACCGTGCAAGAATAATACTGGAAATTATCGATCTTTTAAGTGAGACAATTGGCTCTGAAAGAGTTGCAATCAGATTGTCCCCTTGGGCCAAATTTCAAGGAATgaaagcagaaaaagaTACCGTGCATCCTATAACCACTTTTAGTTATTTGGTGAATGAACTTCAAAAGCGTGCAAACAATGGTAAACAGCTTGCTTACCTTTCGGTGGTTGAACCTAGGGTAAATAATAATGTAGATGTAAACTTAGCTGACATTGCTGGTTCCAACGACTTCATAAAGCAGTTGTGGAAAGGAAATGTTTTGCAAGGCGGCAATTACACCTACGATAAACCAGAATTTAAGTCTTTAAAAGCTGATGTGGATGGTGACAACCGCACTATGGTCGCATTTTCGAGATATTACACGTCAAATCCGGATTTAGTCGATAGACTTATGAAGGGTCTTGAACTTTCCCCTTACGTCCGTTCCCTATTTTATGCTCCATACAACTATGGGTATAATACATTCCCAAACTTTGATGAGGAGTTACAGTATGACCACGAAACGGAGAAGGCAAGACGCCCTGCTTCTTTGATTTAA
- a CDS encoding transmembrane transporter — protein sequence MGLESENIYETGEKNQRSSSFDGSETNSSSPSEISQSRKEKGNVSVVKGFSTFEEQERAIDSHVAGIDEALAVIQDDEEFEYSEAEDARVRWKIDFFVLPVMCITYGVQYLDKTAVSYAAVYGMKEAAHLSGGAYSWLSTIFYLGYMIAQYPAGYLLQRYPIHYFLFTASFLWSACVLLMAACTNRQGLLALRFLSGLFEGCVNPAFVALTSMWYKREEQPMRTVAWYAFNGVSTMVGALLGYGTGHIKGSLPNWKYPFLVIGAISNIWSFVYIIFPKNPVHAKFLNTREKRVAIERVRKNRTGMETKKFKLSQALEAFKDPQVILLVLYNGMCQVTNAMSVFSGLIIQGMGYSGINAVLLTLPSGAVTVGSMIFAGVFAHVFKKGRIFLCMFVSSFTIVGALMIWKIPDSNPWARVVGVWLFSPIASGNALALSLLSSNIAGYSKKVTANATMFLFYSVGNIVSPQLFKPNQVPEYIEGLQASLVATCLFEGVLVLLAVYYMYENYRRDKLLEGHPELNFTEKNEEFLDKTDREQIKFRYIW from the coding sequence atgggaCTCGAAAGTGAGAATATTTATGAAActggagaaaaaaatcaacgTTCCTCGTCGTTTGATGGTAGTGaaacaaattcttcttcaccaTCAGAAATATCTCAGTcgagaaaagaaaaaggcaaTGTCAGCGTCGTAAAGGGGTTTTCTACTTTTGAAGAACAAGAACGTGCAATTGATTCTCATGTTGCAGGCATCGATGAAGCTTTGGCTGTTATACAGGATGATGAGGAATTTGAATACAGTGAAGCTGAAGATGCAAGGGTAAGATGGAAGATTGACTTCTTCGTACTCCCAGTCATGTGTATTACATATGGCGTTCAATATCTCGACAAGACGGCTGTCTCGTATGCAGCAGTATATGGAATGAAAGAAGCGGCCCATCTGAGTGGAGGCGCTTATAGCTGGCTCTCTACTATATTTTATCTTGGTTATATGATCGCTCAATATCCAGCTGGCTATCTTTTGCAAAGATACCCTAttcattactttttgtttactgcTTCGTTTCTGTGGTCCGCGTGCGTTTTGTTGATGGCGGCTTGCACGAACCGACAAGGATTGCTTGCGTTGCGTTTTCTTTCGGGACTCTTTGAAGGTTGCGTGAATCCGGCATTTGTGGCCCTGACCTCCATGTGGTATAAGCGGGAGGAACAACCAATGCGAACTGTAGCCTGGTATGCATTTAATGGTGTCTCCACAATGGTGGGTGCGCTTTTGGGATACGGAACTGGTCACATTAAGGGGAGCTTACCGAATTGGAAATATCCATTTCTAGTCATAGGAGCAATTTCAAACATATGGTCTTTTGTCtatataatttttccaaagaaccCAGTACAtgcaaaatttttgaatactAGAGAAAAGCGAGTCGCGATAGAACGAGTACGGAAAAATCGCACAGgaatggaaacaaaaaaattcaagcTTTCACAAGCTTTGGAAGCATTTAAGGACCCTCAAGTAATTTTGTTAGTTCTTTACAATGGAATGTGTCAAGTCACAAACGCGATGTCTGTCTTTAGTGGTTTAATCATTCAGGGAATGGGATATTCTGGAATCAATGCTGTACTATTGACACTGCCTTCTGGTGCAGTCACCGTTGGTAGCATGATATTTGCAGGAGTATTTGCTCATgtgtttaaaaaaggaagaatctTTCTATGTATGTTCGTTAGCAGTTTCACTATAGTAGGAGCCCTTatgatttggaagataCCTGATTCGAATCCATGGGCCCGGGTGGTGGGTGTTTGGCTTTTCTCTCCTATCGCCTCAGGAAATGCATTGGCTCTTTCGCTGTTGAGTTCCAATATAGCTGGAtattcaaagaaagtaaCAGCGAATGCAACtatgtttttattttactcCGTTGGCAACATTGTCTCACCACAGCTATTCAAGCCGAATCAAGTTCCTGAATATATCGAAGGACTTCAAGCATCACTTGTAGCAACCTGTTTATTTGAAGGTGTTTTAGTTCTTCTTGCGGTTTACTATATGTATGAAAACTACCGCAGGGATAAATTACTGGAAGGTCATCCAGAACTAAATTTTACCGAAAAAAACGAAGAGTTCCTCGACAAAACAGATCGAGAACAGATCAAGTTTCGGTATATTTGGTAA
- a CDS encoding spermidine family transmembrane transporter, which translates to MSKMEMYEQKRTPEGSTSSEKENTNVSFHDSPQYPKAYPDEIFLIDFDKDDPERPLNWPTGKKLIHTALYGMTTFAAQFNSTTMSPTAGHLTTVYPIGEEVATLATSLYVLGIAFGPMIFAPFSEMNGRKMGVFLPFFISMLLTAGTASADNVAAIMCTRFFSGLFAGAPIVSSGGVMADLWNPAHRATAMVFYAFFVVSGADFGPIISSLLSRGSDTAWRWPLWFMVIVQSAILLINMIVIDETYVPVILAKKARSLRLSTKNWGLHAAHDQYKLDAKEFITFHLLRPFAMLATPIVFFIALFASYVYGILYIVLTTIPYTFEMSRNWKGTVGTLPMIAMFLGVVIGGVINTIWNRKYAKMLQENGGEPLPEQRLPMMMMTGWLMPAGIFVFAWTSYESIHWIVPFIGIAMIGVGFFIIFQGCLNYLVDTFTKFAASAIAANTFTRSIFGGTFPLFSRIMFKKLGVHWGGTLVGFVALGMIPIPFVFYFFGEKLRGKNPYVNLVS; encoded by the coding sequence ATGTCAAAAATGGAGATGTATGAACAAAAACGGACCCCTGAAGGCTCTACCAGTagtgaaaaagagaatacAAATGTATCCTTTCATGATTCGCCGCAATACCCTAAAGCATACCCTGacgaaatttttttaatagaTTTTGACAAGGATGACCCTGAACGACCCTTGAATTGGCCTACCGGGAAGAAGCTAATACACACAGCGCTATACGGAATGACAACGTTTGCTGCTCAATTCAATAGTACAACAATGTCACCTACTGCTGGACATCTGACAACTGTATACCCCATCGGTGAAGAGGTGGCGACGCTAGCTACCTCGCTTTACGTCTTAGGGATCGCTTTTGGTCCTATGATTTTCGCACCTTTTTCAGAAATGAATGGCAGAAAGATGGGTGtctttttgcctttttttatttccatgCTACTTACGGCAGGCACGGCCAGTGCAGATAACGTGGCAGCCATTATGTGCACTCGTTTTTTTTCCGGATTGTTTGCTGGTGCTCCAATCGTTTCTTCGGGAGGTGTAATGGCTGATCTTTGGAACCCAGCTCATCGAGCTACTGCTATGGTTTTTTATGCATTCTTTGTCGTTAGCGGTGCCGATTTCGGTCCTATTATCAGTAGCTTGCTTTCAAGGGGTTCGGATACGGCTTGGCGATGGCCATTATGGTTTATGGTGATTGTTCAATCTGCCATTCTGCTTATTAATATGATAGTCATTGATGAGACATATGTTCCTGTGATTTTAGCTAAGAAAGCTCGAAGTTTACGACTTTCTACAAAGAATTGGGGCTTACATGCTGCTCATGACCAGTACAAGCTGGATGCAAAGGAGTTTATAACTTTTCATCTGTTACGTCCTTTTGCAATGTTGGCAACACCAATTGTCTTTTTCATCGCCTTGTTTGCCAGTTATGTATATGGCATTCTCTATATAGTCTTGACTACCATCCCCTATACGTTTGAAATGTCAAGAAATTGGAAAGGGACAGTTGGTACTCTTCCCATGATTGCAATGTTTTTGGGTGTCGTGATTGGGGGTGTTATCAATACTATATGGAACAGAAAATATGCAAAAATGCTTCAAGAGAATGGCGGAGAACCTCTTCCCGAGCAAAGACTACcgatgatgatgatgacaGGTTGGCTTATGCCAGCTGGTATCTTCGTCTTTGCTTGGACTTCCTACGAAAGTATTCATTGGATAGTACCATTTATAGGTATTGCTATGATAGGTGTTGggtttttcattattttccAAGGATGCTTAAATTATCTTGTTGATACGTTCACTAAGTTTGCTGCATCAGCTATTGCTGCGAATACGTTTACGAGATCAATTTTCGGAGGTACTTTTCCTCTATTCTCTCGTATCATGTTCAAGAAGTTAGGTGTTCACTGGGGTGGCACTTTAGTAGGGTTTGTTGCTCTCGGAATGattccaattccttttgtattttatttttttggcgAAAAGCTACGTGGAAAAAATCCATATGTCAATCTTGTGTCTTAG
- a CDS encoding NADPH-hemoprotein reductase: MSSFLKSLFSKQEATKEEPARAGGEKQTKRKSKKKQKNEPGCTQEKWDALVRSGENLSGVDQPFEVTMKELEKHNTKDDCWIAVRGKVYNVTAYAPYHPDGAKKIFKHSGIDATKQYMKAHADVNEEEMLRTCFVGPLVNSST, translated from the exons atgtCGTCTTTCTTGAAATCGCTATTTTCAAAGCAAGAAGCTACCAAAGAAGAGCCTGCACGAGCGGGTGgagaaaagcaaacgaaaaggaaaagcaagaaaaaacaaaaaaatgaaccAGGATGCACCCAAGAAAAATGGGACGCATTAGTAAGGAGCGGAGAAAATTTGTCT GGAGTAGATCAGCCTTTTGAAGTCACGATGaaggaattggaaaagcaCAATACGAAAGACGACTGTTGGATTGCCGTTCGAGGAAAAGTCTATAACGTTACCGCTTATGCTCCCTATCACCCAGACGgtgcaaaaaaaatttttaaacaCTCTGGCATTGATGCCACGAAACAATATA TGAAGGCTCATGCTGATGTGAATGAAGAGGAAATGCTAAGAACCTGCTTCGTTGGCCCATTAGTCAATTCATCGACTTAA
- the gpp3 gene encoding Schizosaccharomyces japonicus specific family with GPPY motif and periodic tyrosine: MLFLFALVSLVLPFAYAVQLNHIDYEGAVNALVNSLADDVSGNEGIVSHTGIYESLYQEDLSQFNFTINYLSGDNYGKVDSLLKLASQANDKDLVGDLVYLAHYASVGGYNEYMQLNDKSSFAKDLLSFCNNDATIFTKLSKSSSNQKLQDFFQKLISQESDTSSSNNLEKRYDGTYTCDDKHTAVKGSCVLLKNYLWGNPGTIPHGPRAVCYAGCCVSWSMDAPVVLGDLAPRVDTCIQTCPNDQFSCINHDVVIGNVYGEDVCVSGRTKFCH; this comes from the coding sequence ATGCTGTTTCTGTTTGCGCTTGTAAGTTTGGtgcttccttttgcttATGCAGTTCAACTCAACCATATCGACTATGAAGGTGCTGTGAATGCGCTTGTGAATAGTCTTGCGGACGACGTTTCTGGAAACGAAGGTATTGTAAGCCATACGGGGATTTACGAAAGCTTGTACCAGGAAGACTTGAGTCAGTTCAACTTTACCATAAACTATCTGTCTGGAGACAACTATGGAAAAGTGGACtctcttttgaaattggcTTCTCAAGCAAATGATAAAGACTTAGTTGGTGATCTTGTATATCTAGCTCATTATGCATCAGTCGGTGGTTACAACGAGTATATGCAACTGAATGATAAATCCAGTTTCGCTAAAGATTTGCTCAGTTTTTGCAATAACGATGCGACGATCTTTACCAAACTCAGTAAATCTAGCTCGAATCAAAAATTACAAgactttttccaaaaattgatCTCCCAAGAATCGGATACATCCTCCTCCAACAACTTGGAAAAGCGTTACGATGGTACATACACCTGCGACGATAAGCATACAGCAGTGAAAGGGTCATGCGTTCTActgaaaaattatttatggGGTAACCCAGGAACTATTCCCCATGGTCCTCGTGCTGTCTGTTATGCTGGTTGCTGCGTTTCCTGGAGTATGGATGCTCCCGTAGTATTGGGTGACTTGGCTCCACGAGTTGACACCTGTATACAAACTTGCCCAAACGACCAGTTCAGTTGCATCAATCATGATGTCGTCATTGGCAATGTATATGGAGAAGATGTTTGTGTCAGTGGAAGAACCAAATTCTGCCATTAA
- the wtf33 gene encoding wtf meiotic driver (syntenic with wtf40 in CBS 15792), whose protein sequence is MKNKYTPISGSDDSSKTLNDEKADSRSSPSDGTPPPYTASTKFIDLEMADGSAQNSANNSGWDVVLCQKVLAGILLPITIGYIVAYAILLVLFFGFKASVNAKTLWGLFGGFVAAFVLFLLAIFQMPKEWFTQAGRATKNVLSAMCISALYMCFLDVLGFTVYYAAKKFTGFEKINNNFIYFVCFVNVDLFLLLTMNANAREILRLVIIDLKNGIGSCVNGIGNGIGNAVDRILDTNRGEQVSQNEEIELQPLAEQSAEV, encoded by the exons atgaaaaacaaatacacTCCTATTTCAGGTTCTGatgactcttccaaaacgctcaatgatgaaaaggcaGATAGTCGGTCGTCTCCTTCAGATGGTACGCCTCCTCCGTATACAG CTTCAACCAAGTTTATAGATTTAGAAATGGCTGATGGATCCGCTCAGAATTCCGCTAATAATTCTGGTTGGGATGTGGTGCTTTGCCAGAAAGTCTTAGCAGGCATCTTGTTGCCTATAACTATTGGGTATATTGTGGCCTATGCTATTCTTCTTgtgttattttttggtttcaagGCTTCTGTGAATGCGAAAACCCTTTGGGGGCTTTTTGGTGGCTTTGTTGCAGCCTTTGTATTGTTTCTGCTTG CAATATTTCAAATGCCTAAAGAATGGTTCACGCAAGCTGGAAGAGCAACCAAAAACGTATTGTCAGCTATGTGTATCTCAGCATTATATATGTGTTTTCTCGATGTCCTCGGTTTCACCGTGTATTATGCTGCAAAGAAGTTCacaggatttgaaaagataaacaataattttatctactttgtttgttttgttaacgttgacttgtttcttttattgacGA TGAATGCAAATGCGCGTGAAATACTAAGGTTAGTTATTattgatttaaaaaacgGAATAGGAAGCTGCGTAAACGGAATAGGAAATGGTATAGGAAACGCTGTGGATCGTATTTTAG ATACAAATCGAGGAGAGCAAGTATCTCAGAATGAAGAAATCGAACTTCAGCCTCTTGCTGAGCAAAGCGCTGAAGTTTGA
- a CDS encoding SOCG_01127-like, conserved protein: MTVFTVFGGHGKVALHFTKLARESKHVVYNVIRNASHKEDVEERDGRPKILSLEEASANEIAGLLKETQTDTVVFSAGAGGKGGPERTKAVDYEGAVKVYDAMKLAGLRRIIMVSAIDNRDMNQPPPIHYTTADRKMSEDLHKALPTYYHYKFLADQELIRRTEDIDWTILRPSILTDDPSSGMIALGNVSIKQSISRETVARAILGFASNAESQHLVIDMTEGDVPITTAILAFLGRRESSYDYPL, translated from the coding sequence ATGACAGTATTTACAGTGTTTGGAGGTCACGGAAAGGTGGCCCTACATTTTACAAAACTTGCCAGAGAATCCAAACATGTGGTTTACAATGTGATCCGTAATGCTTCCCACAAAGAAGATGTTGAAGAAAGGGATGGCCGACctaaaattctttctttggaagaagcaTCGGCGAACGAAATTGCTGGGCTGCTCAAGGAAACCCAAACCGACACAGTTGTATTTTCTGCTGGTGCAGGTGGGAAGGGAGGCCCTGAAAGGACGAAAGCTGTAGATTATGAAGGCGCTGTCAAAGTTTATGATGCGATGAAATTAGCGGGTCTCCGTCGCATTATAATGGTGTCTGCAATTGACAATCGTGATATGAATCAACCTCCTCCCATTCACTATACAACCGCCGACAGGAAAATGAGTGAAGACCTCCACAAGGCTCTCCCGACTTACTACCACTACAAGTTCCTTGCCGATCAAGAATTGATAAGACGCACCGAAGATATTGACTGGACAATTTTGCGTCCTTCCATCCTCACAGACGATCCAAGCTCTGGAATGATTGCTCTCGGTAATGTATCCATTAAGCAGTCCATCTCAAGAGAAACGGTTGCTCGAGCTATCCTGGGCTTTGCTTCCAATGCAGAATCCCAACACCTTGTCATTGATATGACAGAGGGTGATGTACCTATAACAACCGCCATCCTTGCCTTCCTTGGCCGCAGGGAATCTTCTTACGATTATCCACTTTAA